One Panicum virgatum strain AP13 chromosome 3N, P.virgatum_v5, whole genome shotgun sequence DNA segment encodes these proteins:
- the LOC120667194 gene encoding uncharacterized protein LOC120667194, with the protein MILEISSNVLCRHNLKASFRMLGVPSNSDAKLSGATMKTFTYIPNSSNFSSMEGALKLRTKSPYSVMSRFNRKPPLQ; encoded by the exons ATGATTCTGGAAATATCATCAAATGTTCTATGCAGACACAACCTCAAGGCGTCCTTCCGGATGCTTGGGGTTCCTTCGAATAGCGATGCTAAACTTTCTGGAGCAACAATGAAGACATTC ACTTACATTCCCAACAGCTCAAACTTCTCATCTATGGAGGGGGCATTGAAGCTTCGAACAAAGTCCCCGTATTCAGTTATGTCACGTTTCAACCGCAAGCCACCACTACAATAA
- the LOC120663823 gene encoding uncharacterized protein LOC120663823, with translation MVDLVDAMIWWDKWQLRVLVVGSLILQWFLLLAAPMRKYVIPRWFRTCIWLAYISSDSLAIYALATLFNRHARAAGGKQASPLEVLWAPILLIHLGGQRELTAYEIEDNELWTRHTVTLVSQVTVAVYAFYKAWPSTSDRRLLASAILLFVTGFLSFCEKPWALYRARINRLAAVSAMLEEPGRSRGGFCFTKLKKRRATGGDYQLSERDKVHMILSDLSLYAAAADLKQPLKPLDPGVDVLRWLRKAFRLIYTRANMTTPAYVAYHMLLVPSLHAAAIALFATIPHKRRRYDGTDVDMTYILMCLTAALDVLAACIRGLLHLSLLIAGVPALCETIPEYNLVDSVLRRMRPCPGCLLKCATEVGFSEEYFDFDFRRRRRELYGMVKDFLVIDVLKVGEAKALKGLDLSTYRNFSEASANWALGDDLKKVCSTRMKRSLRASFDRSVLTWHIATDLCFRMMPPLQDTASPSSSHSQQSAAAGSSSSTLQGWSRSQARLQHSYSDKELHLRRRLCTQAISNYMAHLLSFRPEMLMTGSRKHLFTRAQRHMERILAADAAQDIRLKLQRKQHHLDGADLMRMKQQAAATTAADDSKHITYSADLIGEACELAEELMGIDNEETRVRLMYRVWVGMLCYSASMCRGYLHAKSLGEGGEFLSVIWLIISLKGGKTLADKLQMPETEEGNWDWNDVHVDVV, from the coding sequence ATGGTTGATCTGGTGGATGCTATGATCTGGTGGGACAAGTGGCAGCTCCGCGTCCTGGTCGTCGGCAGCCTCATCCTCCAGTGGTTCCTCCTGCTGGCCGCCCCGATGCGCAAGTACGTCATCCCCCGGTGGTTCCGGACGTGCATCTGGCTGGCCTACATCAGCAGCGACTCCCTGGCCATCTACGCGCTCGCCACCCTCTTCAACCGCCACGCCCGGGCCGCCGGCGGCAAGCAGGCGAGCCCCCTGGAGGTCCTGTGGGCGCCCATCCTCCTGATCCACCTCGGCGGCCAGCGGGAGCTCACGGCCTACGAGATCGAGGACAACGAGCTGTGGACGCGGCACACGGTGACCCTCGTGTCCCAGGTCACCGTGGCCGTCTACGCCTTCTACAAGGCCTGGCCCAGCACCAGCGACCGGAGGCTGCTCGCGTCGGCGATCCTGCTCTTCGTCACCGGCTTCCTCAGCTTCTGCGAGAAGCCGTGGGCCCTCTACAGGGCCAGGATCAACAGGCTCGCCGCCGTGTCCGCCATGCTCGAAGAGCCTGGCCGGAGCAGAGGCGGCTTCTGCTTCACCAAGCTCAAGAAGCGCCGGGCGACGGGTGGCGATTATCAGCTGTCGGAGAGGGACAAGGTCCACATGATCCTCTCGGACCTGTCGCTGTACGCCGCCGCGGCTGATCTGAAGCAACCCCTCAAGCCTCTCGATCCAGGCGTCGACGTCCTGCGCTGGCTCCGCAAGGCGTTCAGGCTCATCTACACGAGGGCCAACATGACCACGCCCGCGTACGTGGCCTACCACATGCTCCTGGTCCCGtccctgcacgccgccgccatcgcgctCTTCGCCACCATCCCCCACAAGCGCCGCCGCTACGACGGCACGGACGTCGACATGACGTACATCCTGATGTGCCTCACCGCCGCGCTGGACGTGCTGGCGGCGTGCATCCGCGGCCTGCTGCACCTGTCCCTGCTCATCGCCGGCGTCCCGGCGCTGTGCGAGACGATCCCCGAGTACAACCTCGTGGACTCGGTGCTCCGGCGGATGCGGCCGTGCCCCGGGTGCCTCCTCAAGTGCGCCACGGAGGTCGGATTCAGCGAGGAGTATTTTGATTTTGATTtcaggcggcggcgtcgggagcTGTACGGCATGGTGAAGGATTTCCTGGTCATAGATGTGCTCAAGGTTGGGGAAGCCAAGGCGCTCAAGGGCCTCGATCTTTCCACCTACAGAAACTTCTCCGAGGCCAGCGCAAACTGGGCGCTGGGTGACGATCTCAAGAAGGTTTGCAGCACCCGCATGAAGCGCAGCCTCCGAGCATCGTTCGACAGGAGCGTGCTCACCTGGCACATCGCCACAGATCTCTGCTTCCGCATGATGCCGCCACTGCAAGacacggcgtcgccgtcgtcgtctcaTTCTCAGCAGTCTGCCGCAGCTGGCTCCAGCTCCTCTACGCTGCAGGGGTGGAGCCGGAGCCAGGCGAGGCTCCAGCACTCCTACTCTGACAAGGAGCTCCACCTCCGCCGTCGGCTGTGCACGCAGGCAATCTCCAACTACATGGCCCacctgctcagcttccgcccCGAGATGCTCATGACCGGCAGCAGGAAGCACCTCTTCACTCGGGCCCAGCGACACATGGAGCgcatcctcgccgccgacgccgcccaaGACATCAGGCTCAAGCTCCAAAGAAAGCAACACCACCTCGACGGCGCAGACCTGATGAGGATgaagcagcaggcggcggccacAACAGCCGCGGATGATTCGAAGCACATCACGTACAGTGCTGATCTCATCGGTGAGGCTTGCGAGCTCGCGGAGGAGCTGATGGGCATCGACAACGAGGAGACCCGGGTGCGCTTGATGTACCGCGTGTGGGTGGGCATGCTCTGCTACTCGGCCAGCATGTGCAGGGGCTACCTCCATGCTAAGAGCTTGGGTGAGGGAGGCGAGTTCCTCTCCGTCATCTGGCTCATCATCTCGCTCAAGGGGGGCAAGACCTTGGCGGACAAGCTCCAGATGCCGGAGACAGAAGAGGGCAACTGGGACTGGAACGATGTGCATGTGGATGTGGTGTAA